The following nucleotide sequence is from Streptomyces sp. NBC_00239.
TGAATGAACTCGCCACGGGCCGGGCGCGATTCACTTGACACAGGAGGACCAGAAATTTGGCGGAACGGAGTGCGCCGGGGCGCGCGCGGCGATGGAGTGCGCCGGGCAGCCGCGGTCTTCCGCTTCGTAACCACCGGCGAGTTCGACCCGTTGGAGGGGGCATGGGCTTCACGATCGGCGGCAGTCGGGGAACCAAGGAGTTCCGGGCCGGCTCTCGGCGCCGCGGCCGGATGTCGGAGTGCACGGCAGTGGCCGAGTACACCGGGCTGTGGGGCTGGGACGTGGTCCCGGGCGCCCGGGCCGCGGCCGGCAGCCGGGCCTGCTCCTGCGGCGACCCGCAGTGCCCGGCGCCGGGCGCGCATCCGCTGGCTTTCGACGCCGGGGTGCCGGCGGGCGCGACCCTGGACGAGGTGACCGAGTCCTGGGGCGAGTTCCCGGGTGCGGCGGTGCTGCTCCCGGTGGGCCGGTCGTTCGACGTCATCGAGGTGGCCGAGGAGGCCGGGCGGCGGGCGCTGGTACGGCTGGAGCGGATGGGGCTGCCGCTCGGTCCGGTCGCCGCGACCCCGGACGGCCGGGCCCAGTTCTTCGTGGCGCCCGGCGCGGCCGCCGAGCTGCCCCAGCTGCTCTACCGGATGGGCTGGGACGACGCGGACCTGGACCTGCGCGCCCTGGGCGGCGGCAGCTTCGTCACGGCGCCGCCGTCGGACCGCGGCGGGCTGGGCCCGATGCGCTGGCTTCGGCCGCCGGCCCTGGACTCGGCGGGCGACCCGCCGCAGGCCCGGCTGCTGCTGGGCACCCTGGCGTACATCTGCCACCGCTTCCAGCTGTAGGCGCGGGATGCGACGAGGGGCCCGGCGGTCTCGGCCGCCGGGCCCCTCGTCGTCGTACCGGGTGCGCCGGTACGGATACGCCACCACCGGGTACGCCGGTACCGGACACGTCGTACCGGGTGCGGGGGTCAGTCCCCGATCAGGGCGTCCACGAACGCGCCCGGCTCGAACGGCGCCAGGTCGTCCGGGCCCTCGCCGAGGCCGACGAGCTTGACGGGGACGCCCAGCTCGCGCTGGACGGCGATGACGATGCCGCCCTTGGCGGTGCCGTCGAGCTTGGTCAGCACGATGCCGGTGATGTCGACGACCTCCGCGAAGACGCGGGCCTGCACCAGACCGTTCTGCCCGGTGGTGGCGTCGAGGACGAGCAGGATCTCGTCCAGCGGGCCGTGCTTCTCCACGACGCGCTTGACCTTGCCGAGCTCGTCCATGAGGCCGGTCTTGGTGTGCAGCCGGCCCGCGGTGTCGATGAGGACGACGTCCGCGCCCTCGGCGATGCCCTCCTTGACCGCGTCGTACGCGATCGAGGCCGGGTCGCCGCCCTCGGGGCCGCGCACCGTGCGGGCGCCGACCCGGTCGCCCCAGGTCTGCAGCTGGTCGGCGGCGGCGGCGCGGAAGGTGTCGGCCGCGCCGAGGACCACGCTGCGGCCGTCGGCCACCAGGACCCGGGCGAGCTTGCCGGTGGTGGTGGTCTTGCCGGTGCCGTTGACCCCGACGACCATGACGACGCCCGGGGTGTCGACACCGCTCTCGGTCTTGACCGCGCGGTCCGTGTCCGGGCCGATGAGCGCGATGAGCTCTTCGCGCAGCAGCGTGCGCAGCTGCTCGGGGGTACGGGTGCCGAGCACCTTGACCCGCTCGCGCAGCCGGTCCACCAGCTCCTGGGTGGGCGCGACACCGACGTCGGCGATGAGGAGGGTCTCCTCGATCTCCTCCCAGGTGTCCTCGTCGAGGTGCTCCCGGGAGAGCAGCGTGAGCAAGCCCTTCCCGAGGGAGTTCTGGGAGCGCGAGAGGCGGGCGCGCAGCCGGACGAGGCGGCCGGCCGTCGGCTCGGGCACCTCGATCTCGGGTGCGGCCGGGGCCTGGGGCTCCGCCGCGGGCGCCTCCACGGCGGGTGCCTGCGCCTCGGCCTCGGGGAGCGCGACCTCTTCGATCGTGCGGCGCGGCTCTTCGGCCGTGGGTGCGGCTTCCTCCCCCACGTGCGGTTCGGCGGGCGGGGCAGTGATGGTCGGCGTGCTCGACGGCGCCGTGGGCGGCAGCTGCTTCTTCTTGCGGCCGCTGACCACGAGCCCGCTGATCACGCCGACCGCGACCAGGGCGATGACTACAGCAAGGATGAGGATTTCCATAACGCGACCAGTATCGGCCACGGCCGCCGCGGAACCCGGACCCTGGAGCTTCACACGAGGGCTTAAGCCTCTATTTGTTCTTTTCGCGCGAAACCTACGATGATGGGCGACTCCCCCACATCTCCCCCACGGAGCACGCATGCCTGCCGAGCCCGCCGACGGCGCGATAGAAACCCGCGGCCTGGAGCCCGTCCCCGACGCCGAGCGCACCGGTCGCGTCCGCGAACTCGTCCCCACCTGGGTCGCCGCCAACATCAGCGTGCTGCTGCTGACCATGGGCGCCGGACTGGTGATCTTCAACAAGCTCAACATCTGGCAGGTGCTGGTCGTCGCGGTGGTCGCACCCGTCGTCTCGTACGGACTGGTGGGCCTGGTCTCGATCGCGGGGAAGCGCGGTGGCGCCCCCGGGATGGCGTTGTCCCGGGCGGTGTTCGGGCAGCGCGGCAACCTCTTCCCGGGCGCGCTGATCTGGATCGCGCGCTGGGGCTGGGAGACGATCAACGCGGTCAGCGGCGCCTACGCCCTGCTCACCGTCCTCGACCTGCTCTTCGGCATCAAGAGCAGCACCGCGCTGATCGTGGTCACGCTGCTGCTCTTCGTGGGCTGCACCTTCCTGGTGTCGGGTCTGGGCATCAACGCCCTGCGGGTGTGCAGCACCTGGTCCACGTACCTGTTCGGGGCCTTCAGCGTGCTGGTGCTCGGCTACCTGGTGGCGACCACCGACTGGTCGTCTGTCTTCGGCAAGCCGGCCGGCTCCACGGCGATGATGATCGCGGGCATCGGCACGATCGCCGCGGGCGGCATCAGCTGGGTGCCCTCCGGCCCGGACTTCACCCGCTACCTGCCCCGTACGGCCTCCTCGCGCGGGATGGTCGGCGCGACCATCGGCGGCGCCGGCGTGGTCGTGCTGCCCATGGTGCTGATGGGCGCGGTGATGGCCGTGGGGACCCCGGACCTGGCGACGGCGCAGGACCCGGTGTCGTTCATCGGCGAGCTGCTGCCCACCTGGATCGCGGTCCCGTACCTGCTGATCGCACTGATCGGCATGCTGCTGATCAACTCGATGTCCATGTACTCGGCGGGCTTCACGGCGCAGACCCTGGGCATCAAGGTCCCGCGGGCGTGGGCGGTCAGCGTGAACGCCGTGATCAGCCTGGTCTTCGGCTTCCTGCTGATGGTGGTCGCGACCAGCTTCTTCGGCTCGTTCATCTCCTTCCTGACGCTGCTCGCGGTGGCGTTCTCGGCGTGGATCGGCGTCTTCGGCGTGGACCTGCTGCGCGGCCGCGCCTACGACGCGAAGGCCCTGCTCGACACCACCCGCACGAGCGCGTACTGGTACCGGGGCGGCTTCGCCTGGCAGGCGATGACGGCGTGGGGCGCGGCGCTGGCGGTGGGGCTGCTCTTCACCCGCGTGGACTGGTTCAGCGGACCGCTCGCGACCACCTGGATCGGCGAGAACGGCCTGGGCTGGGTGGCCGGCATCCTCACCTCGGGCCTGCTGTACGCGGTCCTGCCGGGCAACCCGGTGTCCGCGGCGGACGCCACGTACGCGGCGGCGGAGGGCTCGGCGGACGAGTCGGGCACGGCCGCGGAAGCGGAGCGCGAGCCTGCCGGATCCCTGTCCAACTGACGCTGCGTCAGCTAACGTCCCCCTTCGCCCGGCCCGTCCACCAAGGCGAAGGGGGACTTCTCCATGCCCATCACCGTGGCCCGGTTCAATCTCGTCGACCCGCACGGCACCCCCGAGTCGCTCTCGGCCCGCTACCGGGCGGCCGTGGAGATGGCCGCGTACGCCGACGACCGCGGGATCGACACCGTCCAGACCGAGGAGCACCACGGCGCCGCCGACAACTGGCTCCCCTCGCCGTTCGCCTTCGCGGGCGCGGTCTTCGGCGCCACCCGGCGGATCGCGGTCACCGTCTCCGCGATCATCGGACCGCTGTACGACCCGCTGCGCGCGGCCGAGGACATCGCGGTCCTGGACCTGATCAGCGGCGGCCGGCTGGTCACGGTGGCCGGCATCGGCTACCGGCCCGAGGAGTACGAGCAGCAGGGCGTGGAGTGGCGCCGCCGCGGCCGGCTCCAGGACGAGCTGCTGGAGACCCTGCTGCGGGCCTGGACGGGCGAGGAGTTCACGTACCGGGGCCGGACCGTACGGGTCACCCCGCGGCCCTTCACCCGGCCGCACCCGATGCTGCTGGTCGGCGGCAGCTCGCAGGCGGCGGCCCGCCGCGCGGCCCGGCTGGGCCTGCCCTTCTTCCCGAGCGCGCACCTGCCGGAGCTGGAGGAGTACTACCGGGCGCGGCTGGCGGAGTACGGCACGGAGGGCTTCTGCATGATGCCGGCGGCGCAGACCCCGCTGCTGCACCTGGCCGAGGACCCGGACAAGGCGTGGGCGGAGCACGGGGAGCGCTTCCTGCACGAGGCGGGCATGTACGCGTCCTGGCAGTCCGCGGACATCCGCTCGGCGGTCCGCTCGGCCGCCACCACGGTGGCGGAGCTGCGCGCGGAGGGCGTGTACCGGATCCTCACCCCGGACCAGGCACTGGCGTACGCGCGGGAGGCGGGCGAGTCGGGGAACCTCGTCCTGCACCCGCTGTGCGGCGGGATGCCGGTCGACGAGGGCTGGCGCAGCCTGCACCTGCTGTGCGAACAGGTGCTGCCCCGGCTCAAGGACTGAGCCGGGGCAGCACCGCGTACGAGGAGAGGGGCGCGGGCGGGGAGGTCAGCCCATCTCCTCCAGCGCCTTGCCCTTGGTCTCCGGCACCCACTTGAGGATGAAGGGGATCGAGAGCACGGCGAAGACCGTGTAGATCACGTAGGCGCCCGACAGGTTCCAGTCGGACAGGGTCGGGAAGGAGACCGTGATCACCCAGTTGGCGACCCACTGGGCCGCGGCGGCCACGCCCAGGGCCGCGGCCCGGATGCGGTTGGGGAACATCTCGCCGAGCAGCACCCAGACGACCACGCCCCAGGAGAGGGCGAAGAAGAGGACGAAGGAGTGCGCCGCGATCAGCGCGATCGTGCCCTGGGTCTCGGGCATCGAGATCTCGCCCGCGACGTCCTCCTTGTAGGAGAAGGCCCAGGCGGCCGTCCCGAGGGAGAGCGCCATGCCGACCGAGCCGATGAGGGCGAGCGGCTTGCGGCCGATCCGGTCCACGAAGACCATCGCGATCACCGTGCCGATGATGTTGATGATCGACGTGGTGAAGGAGTAGAGGAACGAGCTGGTCGGGTCGATGCCGACGGACTGCCACAGCGAGGAGCTGTAGTAGAAGATCACGTTGATGCCGACGAGCTGCTGGAAGACGGACAGGCCGATGCCGACCCAGACGATGGGCAGCAGGCCGAAGCGGCCGCCGCGCAGGTCCTTGAAGGTCGACTTGTGCTCGGAGCGCATGGCCGCGTCGATCTCGCGGACGCGCGCGTCGAGGTCGACCGCGGCGCCCTCGACCTCGCCGAGCACCTTCTTGGCCTGCTCGGTGCGGCCCACCGAGATCAGGAACCGCGGGGACTCCGGGATGACGAAGGACAGCAGCCCGTAGAGCATCGCGGGGACCACCATCACGCCGAGCATCCACTGCCAGGCCTCGAGGCCGCCGATCTCGCCCCGCTGGTCGCCGTCGGCGAGGTTGAGGATGCCCCAGTTGACCAGCTGGGAGACGGCGATGCCGATCACGATCGCGGCCTGCTGGAACGAGGCGAGGCGACCCCGGTAGGCGGGCGGCGAGACCTCGGCGATGTAGGCGGGGCCGATCACCGAGGCCATGCCGATGCCGAAGCCGCCGATGACCCGCCACATCGCCAGGTCCCAGAGCGCGAAGGGCAGGGCGGAGCCGATGGCGCTGGCGGTGAAGAGGGCGGCGGAGATCTGCATGCAGCGGATTCGGCCGATCCGGTCGGCGAGGCGGCCGGCCGTGGCGGCGCCGATGGCACAGCCGATCAGCGCGGCGGCGATCACCTGGGCGAGGGCCTCGGAGCCGATGGCGAAGCGCTCCCGGATGGCTTCGACGGCGCCGTTGATGACGGAGCTGTCGTATCCGAAGAGGAAGCCGCCCATGGCGGCGGCCGCGGTGATGAAGATGACGTGGCCGAGGTGTTCCGGGGGCGGCGTGCGTCCGGAGTCCGGCGCGGTCGCCTTCGCTGTGCTGGTCAAGGTGTGCTCCGTGAGGGTTTTGTCCGTTTTCCCAGTGGCGCACAGTTCAAGATCGGGCACCACCGGAAGGCGGGAGGCAGCGGAGCGAGCCTATGTGTTCATTTTATGAAGTCAAGGTTTCGAACGAAGATGCTTTGAGTGGATTCTCAAGCCGCCCCTCGCCCACTGACCTTCAAGTCTTGAACGAATGGAGTTCGGGAGTGGACTCCTAGCGGAGGCGCTGGCTGATCACCTTCGAGACCCCGTCGCCCTGCATCGAGACGCCGTAGAGCGCGTCGGCGACCTCCATCGTGCGCTTCTGATGGGTGATCACGATCAGCTGCGAGCTCTCCTGGAGCTCCTCCATGATCCGGATCAGCCGCTGCAGGTTGGTGTCGTCGAGCGCGGCCTCGACCTCGTCCATCACGTAGAACGGGCTGGGGCGCGCCTTGAAGATGGAGACCAGCAGCGCCACGGCCGTCAGCGACCGCTCGCCGCCGGAGAGCAGCGACAGCCGCTTGACCTTCTTGCCCGGCGGCCGGGCCTCGACGTCCACTCCGGTGGTCAGCATGTGGGCGGGGTCGGTGAGCACCAGCCGGCCTTCGCCGCCCGGGAACAGCCGCGAGAAGACGCCCTCGAACTCGCGGGCGGTGTCCCGGTACGCCTCGGTGAAGACCTGCTCGACGCGCTCGTCGACCTCCTTCACGACCTGAAGGAGGTCGGCGCGGGTCCGGCGCAGGTCGTCGAGCTGCTCGCTCAGGAATTTGTGACGCTCCTCCAGCGCCGCGAACTCCTCCAGGGCCAGCGGATTGACCTTGCCGAGCTGCTGGTAGGCCCGCTCGGCGGCCTTGAGCCGCTTCTCCTGCTGGGCGCGTACGAAGGGCCCCGGCCGGTTGCGCGGATGGTCCGGGTCCTCGGGCAGCTCCTCGCCGTCGGCCGGCGGGGAGGGCGGCACCGGCTGGTCGGGCCCGTACTCGGCAGCCAGCCCGGCGGGCTCCACGCCGAACTCCTCCAGGGCGCGGGCCGTGAGCTGCTCGATGCGCAGCCGCTTCTCGGCGCCGAGCACCTCGCCGCGGTGCACCGAGTCGGTGAGCTTGTCGAGTTCCGAGGCGAGGCCGCGGGCGCGGGTGCGCTCCTCGGCGAGCGCCTGCTCGCGGCGGCCCTTGGCCTGTTCGGCGGCGGCCCGCTCCTGTTCGGCCCGGACGACGGACACCTCGATGTGGGCGAGCAGCAGGCGGGCGCCGCGGGCGACGGCGGCGGCCACGTCCGCCTCGTGGCGCAGCCGGGCGCGGCGGCGCTCGGCGCGGGCCCGGGCCTCGCGCTCGGCGCGGGCGCCGCGGTCGAGGGCGTCGGCCCGGCCGGCCAGGCCCTTGACCCGCTCCTCGTGGGTACGGAGCTGGAGCCGGGCCTCCATCTCGGTCTGGCGGGCGTTCGCGCCATCGGCGGCGAGGCGGTCGCGCACCGCCGTGTCGGGGTCCTCGTCCACCGGCATCTCCTCGGCGACCAGGAGCCGCTCGGCCAGCTCCTCGGCCTCGGCGAGGGCCCGCTCCAGCGCGTCCTGCGCGGTGGCGGCGGCCGCGGCGCTGCGCTCGGCCTCGCCGGCCGCGCCGCGGGCCACGCCCGCGAGCCGGCCGAGCTGCTGGGCGACGCCCGCCTTCTCCTTCTCGCCGGCGCGGCGGCGCTCCCCCAGCTCCTCGGCCAGGGCCGTGGCGGCGGTGCGGGCGGCGGCGGTCTCCTGCTGGGCGGCGGCCAGCTCGGCGCAGCGCAGGTCGAGGCGGGCCAGTTCGGCGGCGGCCTCGTCGACGGCCGCCTGTACCTCCAGCAGGCTCGGGGCCCCGGCGGCGCCGCCGTGCGCGAGGTGCGCGCCCAGCACGTCGCCGTCGGCGGTGACGGCCACCGCGTCGGGGCGCTCCCGCAGCAGCGCCTGCGCCGCGTCGAGGTCCGGCACGACGTAGTGGTCCCGGAGCACCCGCTCCAGGGCCTCCTGCAACCCGGCGTCCCCGCGTACGAGCGCCACGGCGGGCACGGGCCCCGCGACGACGGCGAGCACGTCACCCCGCCCGGCCCCGGCGGGGCCGGGCCCGGCAGGGCCGGGGACAGCGGGGCCTGGGACAGCGGGATCCGCACCGGCCGGGGCCGGATGGTGCGGGGCGGGGGCGGGCGGCGCCGCGTCGGCCGAGGCCGAACCCAGGTGGGCGGGACCGGGGACGGGCGCTGCCACCTCGCCCGACGCCGGGGCCGGGTGGGCCGGGCCGGGGACGGGCGGCGCCGCGTCGGCCGAGGCCGAACGCGGGTGGGCGGGACCGGGGACGGGCGCTGCCACCTCGCCCGAGGCCGGGGACGGCCGGGCCGGGCCGGGGACCGCCGGCGCCACCTCGCCCGAGCCCGGGCCCGGGTGGGCCGGGCCGGGGACGGCCGGCGCCGCGTCGGCCGAGGCCGGGGCCGGGACGGTCGGTGGCGCGTCGGCCGGGGTCGGGGTCGGGTGGGTCGGGGCGGGGATGGTCGGGGGGTGGGCGGGTGGGGTGATGAGGAAGGCGGCGCGGCCGGCGTCGGAGGCGCGGAGGTGGCGGATCGCCTCCGCGGCCGCGGCCGGCGAGGACACCGCGAGGGCATCGGCCGCCGCGCCCAGCGCCGCCGCCACCGCGGTCTCGTGCCCCGGCGCGACGGAGAGCCGCTCGGCGGCCGGGCCGAGCAGCCCGGCGAGCCGGTCGCGGGCCGCGAGCAGCGCGCCGGTGCCGTCCTTGCGGCGCAGCCCCAGCGCGAGGGCGTCGTGCCGGGCCGAGACCGCGGCGCGGGACCGGTCGGCCGCCGTGGCCGCTTCCCGGGCCGCGGAGAACGCGGCCTCCGCCGCCGCCAGCGCCGCCCGGGCGGCCTCGTGCTCCGCCGCCACCTCCGAGTCGTCCGCGTCCAGCGCGGCCACCTCGGCGGCCAGCTGCTCGTACTCCTCCTGCGCGGCGGCGGCCCGGGCGGCGGCGGCTTCCCGGGCCTCCGCGAGCCGGTCGATCTCCGCCTGCGCCGCGCCGGCCCGGGACCGGGCCGCGCCGACCTGTCCGGAGAGGCGCGCCAGCCCCTCCCGCCGGTCGGCGATCGCGCGCGCCACGTCCTTCAGGCGGCGCTCCTCGGCCGCCAGGGCGCGTTCCAGTTCGGCCCGGTGCTCGACCGTGTCCTCCAGTGCCCGGTCGGCTGCCTCCAGCGCGGCTTCCAGTTCCGCTTCCTGCTCGCGGATCCGGGCGGCCTCGCGCTCCATGTCCTCCGGGTCGCGTCCGCGCCGCTCCTCCTCGGCCGGCGCGCTCGCGCTCTTGACCCGCGCGTCGGCCAGCGAGACCGTGCCGCGGACCCGTTCCGCGAGCTGCGACAGCTCGTACCAGGTCTGCTGGGCCAGCCGCAGCCGCGGTGCGAGTTCGCCGACGGCCGCCTCCAGTTCCGCCTCCAGGTTCTGGGCGGCCCGCAGCCTGGCCTCGGCGTTCTCCTTGCGTTCCTTGAGTGCCGCCTCGTCGGCGAGTTCCGCGTCCAGGGCGGTCTGCAGGGTCGCGATGTCGTCGGCGAGCAGCCGCAGCCGCGCGTCGCGCAGGTCGGCCTGGATCACCGCGGCCCGCCGGGCCACCGCCGCCTGCCGCCCCAGCGGCTTGAGCTGGCGCCGCAGCTCCTCGGTGAGGTCGTGCACCCGTGCGAGGTTGGCCTGCATCGAATCCAGCTTCCGCAGCGCCTTTTCCTTGCGCTTGCGGTGCTTGAGCACGCCCGCGGCCTCTTCGATGAAGGCGCGGCGGCCCATCGGATCGGCGTGCAGGACGGAGTCCAGCTGCCCCTGGCCGACGATGACGTGCATCTCGCGGCCGATGCCCGAGTCGGAGAGCAGGTCCTGGATGTCGAGCAGCCGGCAGGTGTCGCCGTTGATCTGGTACTCGCTGCCGCCGTTGCGGAACATGATCCGCGTGATGGTGACCTCGGCGTAGTCGATGGGCAGCGCGCCGTCCGCGTTGTCGATCGTCAGCGAGACCTCGGCGCGCCCCAGCGGCGGCCGGCCGGTGGTCCCGGCGAAGATGACGTCTTCCATCTTCCCGCCGCGCAGCGACTTGGCTCCCTGCTCCCCCATCACCCAGGACAGGGCGTCCACGACGTTGGACTTGCCCGAGCCGTTGGGTCCCACGACACACGTGATGCCGGGCTCGAAGCGCAGGGTCGTGGCAGAAGCGAAGGATTTGAATCCGCGGAGGGTCAGGGCCTTGAGGTGCACGCCGCCGGACTCTACCTTTCCCCTCCGGTTTCACCCGGGAAGGTGCAGGGCACACCAGACCTTAATGAAAACGGCCCCCCGCCTGGGCGTAGGGAGACGAAAGAGAGAAGGGACGCCGAAGCGCCCCTTGCAGGTACTGCTGGAGTAGGGTCAAGCGTCTGACTATCAGGTGAGCGCAGGCTCCGCCTGGGGTACGTCGATGTCGATGCTGTCCAGCAGCGAGTCTCCGTGCTGCGCGGCGGCGTTAAGCGCGTCGTTCTCGGACTGAATCCGAACGAGCTCGGACTCGAGGTCCTGGACGCGCTGCTGAAGCCGTCGCATCTCGGCGAGGAGTCGCGGGTCGGAACCGCCGACGTAACCGAGAAGCGCCTTTGCCATGATGGATGGTCCTCCACACTGAGTGACCGACCGAAGCGGTGTGGGTCGTGAGGGAATCGCACCCGCGGTGCCCGGCAGTGTCTGTGTGTAACGGCGGTTCTTCTGCCGACACTGCCAAACAGCTAGGGTGCGCGGGGCTTCCAGCGTCTCACCAAAAAGTTTGACGGTCAACACGATCACGCCCCGTATCGGCGGGCAACCCGGCTCGCTCCAGGCGTTCGCGAGCGGCTGCGAAGATCAGCTCACTCCGAGCCTTCCACGCCGCGGCCGGTTCGGCAACGCCGCGTGTGATCTGCATGAACAGCCGGCGGGACGACCCGCCGACGGTCACTTGATCGCGAAGCCCTCGTACCCCCCGCGGGGCTCTCCCCATATTTCCGTGACTCCGTCGACCCGCCCGGGCGTGCCGGAAGATCGCAGCCATTCGAGGAGCCGGTGGCAATTCTCACGTTGACCTTCGGCGACGACCTGCACCCGGCCGTCGTCGAGGTTGGAGGCGAAACCGGTGAGGCCTCCGATGGTCATGGCGTTCTCCCTGGTGAACCACCGGAAGCCCACTCCTTGCACACGGCCGCGCACCCAGGCGGTCATGCGTACGTCTTCGCTCATGCGTGAACGCTAACGGGGCAATGAGTCGATGGTCACTTCGCCCCCGGGGCTCATGGCGTACAGTCGCGCCTCAATGAGCCACCCATTTGGGTGAGTAACGGTTGATCTTGTACGAGAAGTCGTACGCGATCTTGTACGGCCAGGAAGGCACCGCCCATGGGACGCCACCGAAGCACCGCGCCGCGCCCCGGCAAGCGGACCGCCCCCGTGCGCACCGGTCTGCTGGGCGTCACCGCTGCGGCGGCGCTCGGTGTCGCCGCCGTGGCCTCCGGCCTGGTGCCGGTCGGTGACAACTTCGTGCTCGGCGGGAGCAGCTCCGACGCCGCGCCCAAGGTGAAGGTCGAGGCGAAGGCCTCCCCGGCCGCCGAGCGCGTCAACGGCGGCCTGAAAAGCCTGACCGACAGTTCCGCTTCCGGCTCCTCGGGCGGTGGCGGCGGCACCGGCCGCGCTTCCGCCGGAGCTTCGAAATCTGCTTCCGCTTCACCTTCCCCCAGCGCGTCCGCCCCGGCCTCCGCGAAGCCGAAGGCCCCGGCCTCCGCGAAGCCGAAGGCCTCGGCCTCCGCCAAGGCCTCCCCCACGCTGAAGCCGAAGCCCGAGCCGAAGCCGAGCGTGCAGAAGACGGTGGAGCGGACCACGCCGGCGCCCGAGCCGACGACCGCCCCGGAGCGGCCCGCGACGTCCGGCGGGGAGTCGGCCGCGGAGGCCGCGGTGCTGGCCCTGGTGAACCAGGAGCGCGCCCGGGCCGGCTGCCGTCCGGTCCGCCAAAACCCGCCGCTCGCCACGCTGGCCGGCGCGTTCAGCAAGGACATGGCCGACCGGGGCTTCTTCGACCACACGGACCCGGACGGGGCCACCCCCTGGGACCGTGCCTCGAACGCCGGCATCTCGGGCCTCGGCGGCGAGAACATCGCCCGCGGCCAGGCCGACGCGGAGGCCGTGATGGCCTCCTGGATGAACAGCCCCGGCCACCGGGCCAACATCCTCAACTGCGAGTTCCGCACCCTGGGCGTCGGCACGCACTTCGCCGCCGGCGGCCCCTGGTGGACCCAGGACTTCGGCTTCTAGCCGA
It contains:
- a CDS encoding AAA family ATPase — encoded protein: MHLKALTLRGFKSFASATTLRFEPGITCVVGPNGSGKSNVVDALSWVMGEQGAKSLRGGKMEDVIFAGTTGRPPLGRAEVSLTIDNADGALPIDYAEVTITRIMFRNGGSEYQINGDTCRLLDIQDLLSDSGIGREMHVIVGQGQLDSVLHADPMGRRAFIEEAAGVLKHRKRKEKALRKLDSMQANLARVHDLTEELRRQLKPLGRQAAVARRAAVIQADLRDARLRLLADDIATLQTALDAELADEAALKERKENAEARLRAAQNLEAELEAAVGELAPRLRLAQQTWYELSQLAERVRGTVSLADARVKSASAPAEEERRGRDPEDMEREAARIREQEAELEAALEAADRALEDTVEHRAELERALAAEERRLKDVARAIADRREGLARLSGQVGAARSRAGAAQAEIDRLAEAREAAAARAAAAQEEYEQLAAEVAALDADDSEVAAEHEAARAALAAAEAAFSAAREAATAADRSRAAVSARHDALALGLRRKDGTGALLAARDRLAGLLGPAAERLSVAPGHETAVAAALGAAADALAVSSPAAAAEAIRHLRASDAGRAAFLITPPAHPPTIPAPTHPTPTPADAPPTVPAPASADAAPAVPGPAHPGPGSGEVAPAVPGPARPSPASGEVAAPVPGPAHPRSASADAAPPVPGPAHPAPASGEVAAPVPGPAHLGSASADAAPPAPAPHHPAPAGADPAVPGPAVPGPAGPGPAGAGRGDVLAVVAGPVPAVALVRGDAGLQEALERVLRDHYVVPDLDAAQALLRERPDAVAVTADGDVLGAHLAHGGAAGAPSLLEVQAAVDEAAAELARLDLRCAELAAAQQETAAARTAATALAEELGERRRAGEKEKAGVAQQLGRLAGVARGAAGEAERSAAAAATAQDALERALAEAEELAERLLVAEEMPVDEDPDTAVRDRLAADGANARQTEMEARLQLRTHEERVKGLAGRADALDRGARAEREARARAERRRARLRHEADVAAAVARGARLLLAHIEVSVVRAEQERAAAEQAKGRREQALAEERTRARGLASELDKLTDSVHRGEVLGAEKRLRIEQLTARALEEFGVEPAGLAAEYGPDQPVPPSPPADGEELPEDPDHPRNRPGPFVRAQQEKRLKAAERAYQQLGKVNPLALEEFAALEERHKFLSEQLDDLRRTRADLLQVVKEVDERVEQVFTEAYRDTAREFEGVFSRLFPGGEGRLVLTDPAHMLTTGVDVEARPPGKKVKRLSLLSGGERSLTAVALLVSIFKARPSPFYVMDEVEAALDDTNLQRLIRIMEELQESSQLIVITHQKRTMEVADALYGVSMQGDGVSKVISQRLR
- a CDS encoding acylphosphatase, giving the protein MSEDVRMTAWVRGRVQGVGFRWFTRENAMTIGGLTGFASNLDDGRVQVVAEGQRENCHRLLEWLRSSGTPGRVDGVTEIWGEPRGGYEGFAIK
- a CDS encoding CAP domain-containing protein, giving the protein MGRHRSTAPRPGKRTAPVRTGLLGVTAAAALGVAAVASGLVPVGDNFVLGGSSSDAAPKVKVEAKASPAAERVNGGLKSLTDSSASGSSGGGGGTGRASAGASKSASASPSPSASAPASAKPKAPASAKPKASASAKASPTLKPKPEPKPSVQKTVERTTPAPEPTTAPERPATSGGESAAEAAVLALVNQERARAGCRPVRQNPPLATLAGAFSKDMADRGFFDHTDPDGATPWDRASNAGISGLGGENIARGQADAEAVMASWMNSPGHRANILNCEFRTLGVGTHFAAGGPWWTQDFGF